In Streptomyces durocortorensis, a genomic segment contains:
- the cobF gene encoding precorrin-6A synthase (deacetylating) yields MSEAPRHVLVIGMGAGDPDHLTLAAVKAMRRADVFFVLGKGREKESLTRLRRDILDEHLTGPYRVVEAEDPWRDRTQDDGARYASAVHDWRRRRADICERLIIEELAPGECGAFLVWGDPSLYDSTLAILADIRGRGTVNFGHEVIPGISSVSALAARHRVTLNRVGRPIRITPGRRLAQGFPEDDGDIVVMLDGHETFTHLTGRGLWIHWGAYLGTPDEILVSGPLDEVAGRISRLRAEARERHGWIMDTYLLRQGRDEAEGAGRPAEGADGSGGGPLG; encoded by the coding sequence ATCAGCGAGGCACCACGGCACGTTCTCGTCATCGGCATGGGCGCCGGTGACCCCGACCATCTGACCCTCGCCGCGGTGAAGGCCATGCGCCGGGCCGATGTGTTCTTCGTCCTCGGCAAGGGCCGCGAGAAGGAGTCCCTGACCCGGCTGCGGCGCGACATCCTCGACGAGCACCTCACCGGCCCCTACCGGGTCGTGGAGGCCGAGGACCCGTGGCGCGACCGCACCCAGGACGACGGTGCGCGCTACGCCTCGGCCGTGCACGACTGGCGCCGCCGCCGCGCCGACATCTGCGAACGCCTGATCATCGAGGAGCTCGCGCCGGGGGAGTGCGGGGCCTTCCTGGTGTGGGGCGACCCGTCCCTGTACGACAGCACGCTCGCGATCCTGGCGGACATCCGGGGCCGCGGCACGGTGAATTTCGGCCATGAGGTGATCCCCGGCATCAGCAGCGTCTCCGCCCTCGCCGCCCGGCACCGCGTCACCCTGAACCGGGTCGGCCGCCCCATCCGCATCACCCCCGGTAGACGGCTCGCCCAGGGCTTCCCCGAGGACGACGGCGACATCGTGGTGATGCTCGACGGCCACGAGACCTTCACCCATCTGACGGGCAGGGGTCTGTGGATCCACTGGGGTGCGTACCTCGGCACCCCCGACGAGATCCTGGTCTCCGGCCCGCTCGACGAGGTCGCCGGCCGGATCAGCCGGCTGCGCGCGGAGGCCCGCGAGCGGCACGGCTGGATCATGGACACCTACCTGCTGCGGCAGGGGCGGGACGAGGCGGAAGGGGCGGGCCGCCCGGCGGAAGGCGCGGACGGCTCTGGGGGCGGCCCGCTCGGCTGA